In Myxococcus virescens, a single window of DNA contains:
- the lipB gene encoding lipoyl(octanoyl) transferase LipB codes for MNTITVYRLGRVEYEDGLKLMHLFSESRRQGLSGDALLLLEHPPILTLGRAAKRENIVASDAQLAKEGAAVFETNRGGDVTYHGPGQLVGYPIFLLPEDRRDVRRYVRDVERSVMQVLAQWGITAGPIPKWPGVWIGAEGAPDARKIAAIGVHLSRWLTTHGFALNVNTNLDHFQLIVPCGIREAGVTSMQRELGRALPMAEVEEAIASSFCTVFDSERVDAPPPMRTVSIAVVKGRGPEARVLLVRRRPERGGFWQVLTGRLEAGESPAQAAARELEEETGLRVPLVDLDYRHAFALGEALPPHLVEENGFAVHVPPDADVRLGAEHDAFEWVDVPTALERLPFQGLRETVKRATA; via the coding sequence ATGAACACCATCACCGTCTACCGCCTGGGCCGAGTGGAGTACGAGGACGGGCTCAAGCTGATGCACCTCTTCAGCGAGTCACGCCGCCAGGGGCTCTCCGGCGATGCGCTGCTCCTCTTGGAGCACCCGCCCATCCTCACCCTGGGCCGTGCCGCGAAGCGCGAGAACATCGTCGCCAGCGACGCGCAGCTGGCGAAGGAGGGCGCGGCGGTCTTCGAGACCAATCGTGGCGGCGATGTCACCTACCACGGCCCCGGCCAACTGGTGGGCTACCCCATCTTCCTGCTGCCGGAGGACCGACGCGACGTGCGCCGTTACGTGCGCGACGTGGAGCGCTCCGTGATGCAGGTGCTGGCCCAGTGGGGCATCACCGCGGGCCCCATCCCCAAGTGGCCCGGCGTCTGGATTGGCGCGGAAGGTGCTCCGGACGCGCGGAAGATCGCCGCCATTGGCGTGCACCTGTCGCGTTGGCTCACCACGCACGGCTTCGCGCTCAACGTGAACACGAACCTGGACCACTTCCAGCTCATCGTCCCGTGTGGCATCCGAGAAGCAGGTGTCACGTCCATGCAGCGGGAGTTGGGCCGCGCGCTCCCCATGGCGGAGGTGGAAGAGGCCATCGCCAGCAGCTTCTGCACCGTGTTCGACAGCGAGCGCGTGGACGCGCCGCCGCCGATGCGGACGGTGAGCATCGCGGTGGTGAAGGGCCGTGGTCCCGAGGCACGGGTGCTGCTCGTGCGCCGTCGCCCGGAGCGGGGCGGTTTCTGGCAGGTCCTCACCGGGAGGCTCGAAGCGGGTGAGTCGCCAGCGCAGGCCGCGGCGCGGGAGCTGGAGGAGGAGACAGGCCTCCGCGTGCCGCTGGTGGACCTGGACTACCGCCACGCCTTCGCCCTGGGAGAGGCGCTGCCACCGCACCTGGTGGAGGAGAACGGCTTCGCCGTCCACGTGCCGCCGGACGCGGACGTGCGCCTGGGCGCGGAGCACGACGCCTTCGAGTGGGTGGACGTCCCCACGGCCCTGGAGCGGTTGCCCTTCCAGGGCCTGAGGGAGACGGTGAAGCGCGCTACAGCTTGA
- a CDS encoding ClpX C4-type zinc finger protein: MAENPRELIRAAQSAETQGDVARAVECLQKAAELYRQAGHPSRALQLLRHAQRLDGSRADIADAVNRLEWMPEPLLARPGTDADDEEGLPASGVVHSLASELLPDVVHRQRLIEDALREAALHAGDDAPRDAAQAWVIETEVAEDLQRLEVQIARIAGVVAGAEDSSSPPDATVDVRSGVASIPVWSAGATGRSVPSASMPAPEVASAATLQDGVGEQELLGVEASTTRLASTRLAGEAEEGPAGADILTDARLRRRREARIIERGPTRADAALDAWCSFCCRPRTDTGDLVAGPAGAFICKSCLFESQSLLGDVTLEPSPTVSRPERPVTPVLGLVGQGVTQALLTQSLAAHARTLLVIGPEGSGKSVWFQQLQREAAGVITPVAELDVTTSSRTLLVEDVDRLDATSHATLQAFLARDRRPVVLLSARGLRTEDRGLSLRGDASSVSVSTTAALTQAVRGAVPTDILEHVQVLLPLQVPTPSEFVEIARQRLASREPAVSVSEEVLIALAQAASRSPRAGHELHALLNRVPTGTWSMAPTVKPSPTRKARKKRTS; this comes from the coding sequence ATGGCCGAGAACCCTCGCGAGCTGATCCGCGCCGCGCAGTCCGCCGAGACACAGGGAGACGTGGCCCGTGCGGTGGAGTGCCTGCAGAAAGCGGCGGAGCTGTACCGTCAGGCGGGGCACCCGTCCCGCGCGTTGCAGCTGCTTCGCCATGCGCAGCGGTTGGACGGCAGCCGCGCGGACATCGCGGATGCGGTGAACCGGCTGGAGTGGATGCCGGAGCCTCTGCTCGCGCGGCCTGGGACGGACGCTGACGACGAAGAGGGCTTGCCTGCATCCGGGGTGGTGCATTCCCTGGCGTCGGAGTTGTTGCCGGACGTCGTCCACCGGCAGCGGCTCATCGAGGATGCGCTGCGAGAGGCGGCCCTGCACGCCGGTGACGACGCGCCTCGCGACGCCGCCCAGGCCTGGGTCATCGAGACGGAGGTCGCGGAAGATCTGCAGCGGCTCGAAGTGCAGATTGCGCGCATCGCGGGTGTGGTCGCAGGGGCGGAAGATTCCTCGTCGCCACCGGATGCGACCGTGGACGTGCGGAGCGGTGTCGCGTCCATTCCGGTTTGGAGCGCGGGGGCGACTGGACGGAGCGTTCCCTCCGCGTCCATGCCCGCACCGGAGGTCGCCTCAGCGGCCACGCTCCAGGATGGCGTGGGCGAGCAGGAACTTCTGGGCGTCGAGGCGTCCACGACGCGGCTTGCGTCAACACGCCTGGCGGGTGAGGCAGAGGAAGGACCCGCAGGAGCGGACATCCTCACGGATGCGCGGCTTCGGCGTCGCAGAGAGGCTCGGATCATCGAGCGCGGCCCTACGCGTGCGGATGCCGCGCTCGACGCATGGTGCTCCTTCTGTTGCCGTCCGCGTACTGACACGGGGGACCTGGTCGCGGGGCCTGCGGGCGCGTTCATCTGTAAGAGCTGCCTGTTCGAGTCGCAATCGCTGCTGGGTGACGTCACGCTGGAGCCTTCGCCCACGGTGTCGCGGCCGGAACGGCCCGTGACACCTGTCTTGGGGCTCGTGGGGCAGGGCGTGACGCAGGCGCTGCTGACGCAGTCGCTTGCGGCCCACGCGCGGACCCTCTTGGTCATCGGGCCCGAAGGCAGTGGCAAGAGCGTCTGGTTCCAGCAGCTCCAGCGAGAGGCCGCGGGCGTCATCACCCCCGTCGCGGAGCTGGACGTGACGACTTCCTCTCGCACGCTGCTGGTGGAGGACGTGGACCGCCTGGACGCGACGTCACACGCGACCCTGCAGGCCTTCCTGGCCCGGGACCGCCGCCCCGTCGTCCTGCTGAGCGCGAGGGGCCTGCGCACGGAGGATCGGGGCCTGAGCCTCCGCGGAGACGCATCCAGTGTTTCCGTGTCCACCACCGCCGCGCTGACTCAGGCCGTGCGCGGAGCCGTGCCCACGGACATCCTGGAGCACGTGCAGGTGCTCCTGCCGCTCCAGGTGCCCACACCCTCTGAATTCGTGGAGATCGCTCGCCAGCGCCTGGCCTCGCGAGAGCCCGCGGTCTCCGTCTCGGAGGAAGTGCTCATCGCGCTGGCGCAGGCGGCCAGCCGCTCGCCGCGCGCGGGCCATGAGCTGCATGCCCTCCTCAACCGGGTGCCCACGGGAACGTGGAGCATGGCGCCCACCGTGAAGCCCTCGCCCACGCGGAAGGCTCGAAAGAAGCGAACGTCATGA
- the rnr gene encoding ribonuclease R → MSLSQDLLKQILAEADHPLGIKELLRLAGLHPGQQTELKRALRELVRQGDILKDGKRFVPRQPSRREADVRAREQGAPTAWRQRGAAEPREGGPNRGPRHAGQRAPGPGGFAARRHEPGARGKSAGWQERGPGRDRRGASKHGGGFRQERAEWPGRRGRFSEVEEDGLLEGILHVHRDGFGFVHPLSGEGDNVFLPPHEAQRALDNDRVVVAVSGRPPRLEGRIVRVVQRRRELAVGTYVVKGRYAVVYPTDSSLPGPIRVPLTQMAREGDLVKVQLGIGAQMLDPDRGLHGEVAGSLGKPGTPSAEVLGVAYSQGFSDEFPPEVMAEADRYAVTVTEEEARGEHRRDLRAIPLITIDGEDARDFDDAVCVEDRPDGWRLVVAIADVTHYVWEDSALNAEALRRATSVYLPDRVLPMLPERLSNGICSLRPDEDRLCMVADMTFDRRGHRRTYDLYPAVMRSVARCTYNEVQDVLDGKDVPHRNAHKPHFERLMSLARALMKMRKERGAIDFDLPEHKVVLDEEGLPARMDKRERKDSHRLIEECMLAANEAVATFFQDEGLPTVYRFHGEPDPEKLATFAALAEAYGFKMRVEDGVSSKELDAFVSQLQGHPEQRALNQLLLRSMMQAVYTSSRVGHYGLAAEHYLHFTSPIRRYPDLLVHRLLKAHWARKGRKPSQSMLEREEDQLEDMSAQCSERERAAMQVEREVVSFYACLLMKDRVGEEFAATVAAITDFGFFVELDEVHVEGLVKAETLGPGAKLDKLTHSLVYANGRRVRVGQKLRVRLTSVNVTAKKIDFEALQFDGEAPLSRVATRGEHPQRRQAWTAEAPSHRERDGRRERAGRPGRREREAAVASRGAPSGQYEEPGPGRPRGRFSREGRREEAAPHRKEPRFPPRAPEGQEPSRSESPAWPKRRTFIRPEPQAPAPVSAETAEPLPPEAPSAPAPWELPAGEDAARSPHPGFDRIRALASQRQRGPEPRGPSHGRSFQKPKPQGGPGTRFPAPKPGRESEDDRAFSMEPPRPPPEAPVEAPPPVPSRAVTETPIPVAPEPVRAEPVSVEPPVTPAPEPEAAAPKRKAARKKAVAKATRTPARKKTVAAGSARQAAATKAKKPTAKAKKAAPARAAVKATKVAASKSKAKAPSKKAAKPAVARAAKPAKASGAAKKKAPSGRKKR, encoded by the coding sequence GTGAGCCTTTCTCAAGACCTTCTCAAGCAGATCCTCGCTGAAGCAGACCACCCGCTGGGCATCAAGGAGCTTCTCCGGCTCGCGGGCCTGCACCCCGGACAACAGACGGAGCTCAAGCGCGCCCTGCGCGAGCTCGTCCGTCAGGGCGACATCCTCAAGGACGGCAAGCGCTTCGTGCCCCGGCAGCCATCGCGGCGCGAGGCCGACGTGCGTGCAAGGGAGCAGGGCGCTCCCACGGCGTGGCGTCAGCGCGGCGCCGCCGAGCCCCGCGAGGGCGGGCCGAACCGCGGACCTCGGCATGCCGGGCAGCGCGCGCCGGGTCCTGGCGGCTTCGCGGCCCGCCGGCATGAGCCGGGGGCGCGCGGCAAGAGCGCGGGCTGGCAGGAGCGGGGCCCAGGGCGTGATCGCCGGGGCGCTTCGAAGCATGGAGGGGGCTTCCGGCAGGAGCGGGCGGAGTGGCCCGGCCGCCGGGGTCGTTTCAGCGAGGTCGAAGAGGACGGCCTGCTGGAAGGCATCCTCCACGTCCACCGGGATGGCTTCGGCTTCGTGCATCCGCTGTCGGGGGAAGGAGACAACGTCTTCCTTCCGCCGCACGAGGCCCAGCGCGCGCTCGACAATGACCGGGTGGTGGTGGCCGTCTCGGGGCGGCCTCCGCGCCTGGAGGGTCGGATCGTCCGGGTGGTGCAGCGCCGTCGCGAGCTGGCGGTGGGCACCTACGTCGTGAAGGGCCGCTACGCCGTGGTGTACCCCACGGATTCGAGCCTGCCCGGCCCCATCCGCGTGCCGCTGACGCAGATGGCGCGCGAAGGGGACCTGGTGAAGGTCCAGCTGGGCATTGGTGCCCAGATGCTGGACCCGGACCGGGGACTGCACGGCGAGGTCGCCGGCTCCCTGGGCAAGCCCGGCACTCCGAGCGCCGAGGTATTGGGCGTCGCCTACTCGCAGGGGTTCTCCGACGAGTTCCCGCCGGAGGTCATGGCCGAGGCGGACCGCTACGCGGTGACCGTGACCGAGGAAGAGGCCCGCGGCGAGCACCGGCGCGACCTGCGCGCCATTCCCCTCATCACCATCGATGGTGAGGACGCGCGCGACTTCGACGACGCGGTCTGCGTGGAGGACCGGCCGGATGGGTGGCGGTTGGTGGTGGCCATCGCGGACGTGACGCACTACGTGTGGGAAGACAGTGCGCTCAACGCGGAGGCGCTGCGTCGCGCCACGTCCGTGTACCTGCCGGACCGGGTGCTGCCCATGCTGCCGGAGCGGCTGAGCAACGGCATCTGCTCTCTACGCCCGGACGAGGACCGGCTGTGCATGGTGGCGGACATGACGTTCGACCGCCGGGGCCACCGTCGCACTTACGACTTGTATCCGGCGGTGATGCGCAGCGTGGCGCGGTGCACGTACAACGAGGTGCAGGACGTCCTCGACGGCAAGGACGTGCCGCACCGCAACGCGCACAAGCCCCACTTCGAGCGGCTGATGTCGCTGGCCCGCGCGCTGATGAAGATGCGCAAGGAGCGCGGCGCCATCGACTTCGACCTGCCCGAGCACAAGGTGGTGCTGGACGAGGAAGGCCTGCCCGCGCGCATGGACAAGCGCGAGCGCAAAGACAGCCACCGCCTCATCGAGGAGTGCATGCTCGCCGCCAACGAGGCGGTGGCGACCTTCTTCCAGGACGAGGGCCTGCCTACGGTGTACCGGTTCCACGGCGAGCCGGACCCGGAGAAGCTGGCCACGTTCGCCGCGCTGGCGGAGGCTTATGGCTTCAAGATGCGCGTCGAGGACGGCGTGTCGTCGAAGGAGCTGGATGCCTTCGTCAGCCAGCTCCAAGGCCACCCGGAGCAGCGGGCGCTGAACCAGCTCCTGCTGCGCTCCATGATGCAGGCGGTGTACACGTCGTCCCGCGTGGGCCACTACGGCCTGGCCGCCGAGCACTACCTGCACTTCACGTCGCCCATCCGCCGCTACCCGGACCTGCTGGTGCACCGGCTGCTCAAGGCGCACTGGGCCCGGAAGGGGCGCAAGCCTTCGCAGTCGATGCTGGAGCGCGAGGAGGACCAGCTCGAGGACATGTCCGCTCAGTGCTCCGAGCGCGAGCGCGCGGCGATGCAGGTCGAGCGGGAGGTGGTGTCCTTCTACGCGTGTCTGTTGATGAAGGACCGCGTGGGCGAGGAGTTCGCCGCCACCGTGGCCGCCATCACCGACTTCGGCTTCTTCGTCGAACTGGACGAGGTGCACGTCGAAGGCCTGGTGAAGGCCGAGACGCTGGGGCCCGGGGCGAAGCTGGACAAGCTGACGCACTCCCTGGTGTACGCGAATGGCCGCCGGGTGCGCGTGGGACAGAAGCTGCGGGTGCGGCTGACGTCCGTGAACGTGACGGCGAAGAAGATCGACTTCGAGGCGCTCCAGTTCGACGGCGAGGCGCCGCTGAGCCGTGTCGCGACGCGGGGCGAGCATCCGCAGCGGCGTCAGGCATGGACGGCCGAGGCACCGTCGCATCGCGAACGGGATGGCCGGCGGGAGCGGGCAGGGCGCCCGGGCCGCCGCGAACGGGAAGCCGCCGTGGCGAGCCGGGGCGCGCCCTCCGGGCAGTATGAGGAGCCAGGCCCGGGCCGCCCGCGTGGACGCTTCTCCCGCGAGGGCCGTCGTGAGGAGGCCGCGCCGCACCGGAAGGAGCCTCGGTTCCCGCCCAGGGCGCCAGAAGGACAGGAACCGTCTCGTTCCGAATCGCCCGCGTGGCCCAAGCGCAGGACGTTCATCCGTCCGGAGCCGCAGGCTCCGGCGCCCGTGTCCGCTGAAACGGCCGAGCCACTTCCGCCCGAAGCGCCGTCCGCGCCCGCTCCGTGGGAATTGCCGGCGGGCGAAGACGCCGCCCGGTCTCCACACCCAGGCTTCGACCGGATTCGCGCGCTGGCGTCCCAGCGTCAGCGGGGGCCTGAACCCCGCGGCCCGTCTCACGGCCGGTCGTTCCAGAAGCCGAAGCCGCAGGGCGGCCCAGGGACCCGGTTCCCCGCGCCCAAGCCCGGGCGCGAGTCCGAGGACGACAGGGCATTCTCGATGGAGCCCCCGCGCCCGCCGCCCGAGGCGCCCGTCGAAGCGCCCCCGCCTGTTCCCAGCCGGGCCGTGACGGAAACCCCGATTCCCGTGGCCCCGGAGCCCGTGCGAGCCGAGCCCGTGAGCGTCGAGCCGCCCGTGACTCCCGCGCCCGAGCCAGAGGCGGCTGCGCCGAAGCGGAAGGCTGCGCGGAAGAAGGCCGTGGCGAAGGCAACGCGCACCCCGGCGCGGAAGAAGACCGTCGCGGCCGGCAGCGCCAGGCAGGCCGCCGCCACGAAGGCCAAGAAGCCCACCGCCAAGGCGAAGAAGGCTGCGCCTGCTCGGGCCGCCGTGAAGGCCACCAAGGTGGCCGCGTCGAAGTCCAAGGCGAAGGCGCCGTCGAAGAAGGCCGCGAAGCCCGCCGTGGCGCGTGCCGCGAAGCCAGCGAAGGCTTCGGGAGCCGCGAAGAAGAAGGCGCCTTCGGGGCGAAAGAAGCGCTGA
- a CDS encoding MBL fold metallo-hydrolase — protein MPFEVRFWGVRGSIPSPGAHTKRYGGNTPCVEVRCGDELLIFDLGTGARALGHALVAKKKPVKGSIFISHYHYDHLQGLPFFGPMYLPTSDLTVYGPARHGQSVKQLLSGQMVPPYFPVTADGVFRAQLTYTDLAATQTLQLGPATVHTIELNHPGGNMGYRVECQGRSVVYATDLEHGSDMDAAFYAFAQDADVLIYDAMYTEDEYHGRTGPARTGWGHSTWQAAVHAADEAGVKKLVLFHHDPSRDDAGMDRLLRQVRKHRPDAIAARESLVIKL, from the coding sequence GTGCCCTTCGAGGTGCGCTTCTGGGGGGTGCGCGGCTCCATTCCTTCGCCGGGCGCGCACACGAAGCGCTATGGCGGAAACACGCCCTGCGTGGAGGTCCGCTGCGGGGACGAGCTGCTCATCTTCGACCTGGGCACCGGCGCGCGCGCGCTGGGGCATGCGCTGGTGGCGAAGAAGAAGCCGGTGAAGGGCTCCATCTTCATCTCGCACTACCACTACGACCACCTGCAGGGCCTGCCCTTCTTCGGGCCCATGTACCTGCCCACGAGCGACCTGACTGTCTATGGTCCGGCGCGGCACGGGCAGTCGGTGAAGCAGCTCCTCAGCGGGCAGATGGTGCCGCCGTACTTCCCGGTGACGGCGGACGGCGTGTTCCGGGCGCAGCTCACGTACACGGACCTGGCCGCCACGCAGACGCTGCAGCTGGGCCCGGCGACGGTTCACACCATCGAGCTGAACCACCCGGGCGGCAACATGGGCTATCGCGTCGAGTGCCAGGGCCGCTCGGTGGTGTACGCCACTGACCTGGAGCACGGCAGCGACATGGACGCGGCCTTCTACGCGTTCGCCCAGGACGCGGACGTCCTCATCTACGACGCCATGTACACCGAGGACGAGTACCACGGCCGCACCGGGCCGGCTCGCACCGGCTGGGGCCACTCCACCTGGCAGGCCGCGGTGCATGCGGCGGACGAGGCCGGGGTGAAGAAGCTGGTGCTCTTCCACCACGACCCGTCACGCGATGACGCGGGCATGGACCGGCTGCTGCGTCAGGTGCGCAAGCACCGCCCCGACGCCATCGCCGCTCGCGAGTCCCTGGTCATCAAGCTGTAG
- the ribA gene encoding GTP cyclohydrolase II, whose protein sequence is MSDTRSPQVLPTRKHTQHLERFSEADIPTGRGSLRTIVFRDKRNGREHVALVVGQVSGHEGVPVRIHSECLTSEVFGSLKCDCREQLDRSLDFITQAGQGVVLYLRQEGRGIGLGNKIKAYALQSKGLDTYEANRQLGFADDLRTYDIAAEMLRSLDVRSVDLMTNNPLKIAGMVEEGIPVRRRIPSRTEHNPHNVDYLRTKRERTGHLIELFAEDDDTEAKTG, encoded by the coding sequence ATGTCGGACACACGCTCACCTCAGGTCCTTCCGACCCGTAAGCACACGCAACACCTGGAACGGTTCTCGGAGGCGGACATCCCGACCGGGCGCGGCTCGCTGCGGACCATCGTGTTCCGGGACAAGCGCAACGGGCGGGAGCATGTCGCGCTCGTGGTGGGACAGGTTTCAGGACACGAGGGTGTGCCGGTGCGCATCCACTCCGAGTGCCTCACGAGCGAGGTCTTTGGCAGCCTGAAGTGCGACTGCCGCGAGCAACTGGACCGCTCGCTCGACTTCATCACCCAGGCGGGACAGGGCGTCGTGCTGTACCTGCGGCAGGAGGGGCGCGGCATCGGCCTGGGGAACAAGATCAAGGCCTACGCCCTGCAGTCCAAGGGCCTGGACACCTACGAAGCCAACCGGCAGCTGGGTTTCGCGGACGACCTGCGCACCTACGACATCGCGGCGGAGATGCTGCGGAGCCTGGATGTGCGCTCGGTGGACCTGATGACCAACAACCCGCTGAAGATCGCGGGCATGGTCGAAGAAGGCATTCCCGTCCGGCGTCGAATCCCTTCCCGGACCGAGCACAATCCGCATAACGTCGACTACCTGAGGACGAAGCGCGAGCGTACGGGGCACCTGATTGAGCTCTTCGCCGAGGACGACGACACGGAAGCCAAGACAGGCTGA
- the glp gene encoding gephyrin-like molybdotransferase Glp, with the protein MNDSATLLPEEEARSQILALCAPLPSEWLPLDDALGRVLAEDVMAQRTLPPWDNSAMDGYAVRSADLAGPLPVRLVVGETIYAGAVGSQALASGVCARIMTGAPLPTGADAVVMRERTRPVDQSGADQVDVLEAVAPGQFVRPRGEDAREGQQLLARRTALGIPELGLLWAQGRQAVPVSRAPRVAILSTGDELCHADEPPNGRIVDTNAPSLALAVRRAGGIPTQLGIARDTRDAVLAALSRLDGFDVVLTSAGVSVGERDYVKEVLAELGVEQHFWRVAIKPGKPLVVGRRVATLFFGLPGNPTSSLVTFELFVRPALRKLLGHAQVEPGRVAGRLEGKLTKPPGLAHFVRVTAAWREGNLWARPLATQTSGALRSAAAATHLLHFPREASSLTEGDAVELLPLSWVA; encoded by the coding sequence ATGAACGACTCCGCCACATTGCTGCCGGAAGAAGAAGCCCGGTCGCAGATCCTGGCCCTGTGCGCGCCCCTTCCCTCCGAGTGGCTGCCCTTGGATGACGCACTGGGGCGCGTGCTCGCCGAGGACGTGATGGCGCAGCGGACACTCCCTCCCTGGGACAACTCGGCCATGGATGGCTACGCGGTGCGCAGCGCGGACCTGGCGGGTCCCCTGCCCGTCCGGCTCGTCGTCGGAGAGACCATCTACGCTGGCGCGGTGGGCAGTCAGGCGCTGGCTTCCGGGGTATGCGCCCGCATCATGACGGGCGCTCCCCTCCCCACGGGTGCGGATGCGGTGGTGATGCGGGAGCGGACACGGCCCGTGGACCAGAGCGGCGCGGATCAGGTCGACGTGCTCGAAGCGGTGGCCCCGGGCCAGTTCGTGCGGCCCCGGGGCGAGGACGCTCGGGAGGGGCAGCAGCTGCTGGCACGCCGCACGGCGCTGGGCATCCCCGAACTGGGCCTCCTCTGGGCCCAGGGCCGACAGGCTGTGCCTGTGTCGCGCGCGCCGCGAGTGGCCATCCTCTCCACGGGCGACGAGCTGTGCCACGCGGACGAGCCACCCAACGGCCGCATCGTGGACACCAATGCTCCGTCACTGGCGCTGGCGGTCCGCCGCGCGGGCGGCATTCCCACGCAGCTGGGCATCGCTCGGGATACGCGCGACGCCGTACTGGCCGCGCTTTCCCGGCTGGACGGGTTCGACGTGGTGCTCACCAGCGCGGGGGTGTCCGTGGGCGAGCGCGACTACGTGAAGGAGGTGCTGGCTGAGCTGGGCGTGGAGCAGCATTTCTGGCGCGTCGCCATCAAGCCGGGAAAGCCGCTGGTGGTGGGCCGTCGTGTCGCCACGCTGTTCTTCGGACTTCCGGGCAACCCCACCTCCTCCCTGGTGACGTTCGAGCTCTTTGTGCGCCCAGCCCTCCGCAAGCTGCTGGGGCATGCACAGGTGGAGCCCGGACGTGTGGCTGGACGCCTGGAAGGCAAGCTCACCAAGCCCCCTGGCCTGGCGCATTTCGTCCGCGTCACGGCGGCTTGGAGAGAAGGCAACCTGTGGGCCCGTCCGCTGGCGACACAAACGTCTGGTGCCCTGCGTTCTGCGGCGGCGGCCACCCATCTGCTGCATTTCCCTCGGGAAGCCAGCAGTTTGACGGAGGGGGACGCGGTAGAACTGCTTCCGCTCTCATGGGTGGCCTGA
- a CDS encoding protease inhibitor I42 family protein — translation MAKPKSGAKKTTPAGKAGAKPAAKKDSAARLDLIKNASKRVAKAATKLAKAASDVTKGAKSAVKKAAQEKATAKKAAPAGKTASAAKAAPPAAKTPKAPPAKAPPAAKSAASAKAAKASAVPAAPPVEKPRPRATKLPPPGEPLTKREMEQLLTAGEGRGVTGEGSLKGRLVVTNDMPHLVVVGRDKRELTFLLQGPDQEVLPAYVDHKVSVSGLIRKTTNHAGVVDVRKYSAKKPDAEVVEAAPAETEARLRYLSPGEVSMVTAAGMGAGIKGFAGVRGNLEMTGEEFVLVVSNGGTRQQVSFIIEGKAAGKALRKHVGYTLQVQGIVDKTSGWGGRILAENVELRPSEARAVSRDEMELVHIEGEVPTSVDVRLNHGLTVRLPEHPGFTWAIEPTVAKRVGLREANFEPAPEDGPGTREFFFTPRNPGAFEVEFFLAKALSPGLVDRSFKINVTVKP, via the coding sequence ATGGCCAAGCCCAAGTCCGGGGCCAAGAAGACGACTCCCGCTGGCAAGGCTGGCGCAAAGCCCGCTGCGAAGAAGGACTCCGCTGCCCGGCTGGATCTGATCAAGAACGCCTCCAAGCGGGTGGCGAAGGCGGCGACGAAATTGGCGAAAGCGGCATCGGACGTAACGAAGGGGGCCAAGAGCGCAGTGAAGAAGGCCGCGCAGGAGAAGGCCACCGCGAAGAAGGCCGCTCCCGCTGGGAAGACGGCCTCGGCCGCGAAGGCAGCCCCCCCGGCAGCGAAGACCCCGAAGGCCCCTCCGGCGAAGGCGCCTCCCGCAGCGAAGTCCGCCGCGAGCGCCAAGGCGGCGAAGGCGAGCGCGGTACCTGCCGCCCCTCCGGTGGAGAAGCCCCGTCCTCGCGCCACCAAGTTACCGCCTCCGGGCGAGCCGCTCACCAAGCGTGAGATGGAGCAGTTGCTGACGGCCGGCGAAGGCCGCGGCGTCACGGGCGAGGGCAGCCTCAAGGGCCGCCTGGTGGTCACCAACGACATGCCGCACCTGGTGGTCGTCGGGCGCGACAAGCGCGAGCTGACCTTCCTCCTCCAGGGCCCGGATCAGGAAGTCCTCCCGGCCTACGTGGACCACAAGGTCTCCGTCAGCGGACTCATCCGCAAGACGACCAACCACGCGGGCGTGGTGGACGTTCGCAAGTACTCGGCCAAGAAGCCGGATGCCGAGGTGGTGGAGGCGGCCCCGGCGGAGACGGAGGCGCGGCTGCGCTACCTGTCGCCCGGTGAGGTCTCCATGGTGACGGCGGCCGGCATGGGCGCGGGCATCAAGGGCTTCGCGGGCGTGCGTGGCAACCTGGAGATGACGGGTGAGGAGTTCGTGCTCGTCGTGTCCAATGGCGGCACGCGCCAGCAGGTGTCGTTCATCATCGAGGGCAAGGCCGCTGGCAAGGCCCTGCGCAAGCACGTCGGATACACGCTCCAGGTGCAAGGCATCGTCGACAAGACGTCCGGCTGGGGCGGCCGCATCCTGGCGGAGAACGTGGAGCTTCGTCCGTCCGAAGCGCGCGCCGTGTCGCGGGACGAGATGGAGCTGGTGCACATCGAGGGAGAGGTCCCCACGTCCGTGGACGTGCGCCTCAACCACGGCCTCACCGTGCGCCTGCCCGAGCACCCCGGCTTCACCTGGGCCATCGAGCCCACGGTGGCCAAGCGCGTGGGCCTGCGCGAAGCCAACTTCGAGCCCGCGCCCGAGGACGGTCCCGGTACCCGCGAGTTCTTCTTCACCCCGCGCAACCCAGGCGCCTTCGAGGTGGAGTTCTTCCTGGCCAAGGCGCTGTCGCCCGGCCTGGTGGACCGCTCCTTCAAAATCAACGTCACGGTCAAGCCCTGA